A genomic window from Cupriavidus basilensis includes:
- a CDS encoding DUF4148 domain-containing protein, whose translation MKRSLMMFVFFAAVSVGLEAMAADRTVAQPMSPACAQSQVTREQVKRELAEAVAHGRLVTENNYPEIFMQAGTCSRVQGTAGSSVSAQPGGIGACGR comes from the coding sequence ATGAAGCGCAGCTTGATGATGTTCGTTTTTTTTGCGGCGGTGTCTGTTGGTCTGGAGGCCATGGCAGCCGATCGCACGGTGGCACAGCCGATGTCTCCGGCGTGCGCGCAATCGCAAGTCACCCGGGAGCAAGTCAAGCGTGAGCTTGCCGAAGCCGTGGCGCATGGCCGCCTCGTCACCGAAAACAATTACCCGGAGATCTTTATGCAAGCTGGAACGTGCAGCCGTGTGCAGGGTACGGCCGGCTCTTCAGTCAGTGCGCAGCCGGGAGGGATCGGTGCTTGCGGCCGCTGA
- a CDS encoding branched-chain amino acid ABC transporter permease, whose protein sequence is MSLLLTQTLNGLTFASLLFLMASGFTLIFGLMRVPNMAHGALFMLGAYLAVTLLGADLPFAVAALLAAVLVGVLGVFVERVILARIAGNELAQVLATLGIAFVIADACRAAWGGMPLEVASPEWLSGTTTFAGTVFPLYRLFVVGVAVAIAIALDRSLSRTTLGARLRAAVDDRVMARAVGIPVDRLFVATFFAGAALVGLAGVIGAPILSVFPGLDMEVLPLVLIVVVLGGTGSIPGAFLGSVLTGFVYSFGQTLLPELSYVLLFVPMIAVLALRPQGLCGRKPS, encoded by the coding sequence ATGTCCTTGCTTCTTACGCAAACGCTCAACGGCCTGACCTTCGCTTCCCTGCTGTTCCTGATGGCGTCCGGCTTCACACTGATCTTTGGCCTGATGCGTGTGCCGAACATGGCCCACGGCGCGCTCTTCATGTTGGGCGCCTATCTGGCGGTCACGCTGCTTGGTGCCGATCTGCCGTTCGCCGTTGCCGCTTTGTTGGCGGCGGTGTTGGTTGGTGTCCTGGGCGTATTTGTAGAACGCGTCATCCTCGCGCGCATTGCTGGCAATGAACTGGCGCAGGTGCTGGCAACCCTAGGCATCGCCTTCGTGATTGCCGACGCTTGCCGTGCGGCATGGGGAGGCATGCCGCTGGAGGTCGCATCGCCCGAATGGCTGAGTGGCACCACCACGTTCGCGGGTACCGTCTTTCCTTTGTACCGCCTGTTCGTCGTGGGCGTGGCGGTTGCGATCGCCATTGCTCTCGATCGGTCCTTGTCACGTACCACGCTCGGCGCAAGGCTGCGCGCCGCAGTTGACGATCGCGTCATGGCGCGTGCCGTCGGCATTCCAGTTGACCGTTTGTTTGTCGCCACGTTCTTTGCGGGCGCTGCCCTCGTTGGGCTGGCCGGCGTAATCGGCGCACCGATTCTCTCGGTCTTTCCCGGGCTCGACATGGAAGTGCTGCCGCTGGTGCTAATCGTCGTCGTGCTGGGCGGGACCGGCAGCATCCCGGGCGCATTCCTAGGCAGTGTATTGACAGGCTTTGTCTACAGCTTTGGGCAGACCCTGCTGCCCGAGCTGTCCTATGTACTGCTCTTCGTACCGATGATTGCAGTGCTGGCCTTGCGTCCACAGGGCCTGTGCGGAAGGAAACCATCATGA
- a CDS encoding alpha/beta hydrolase family protein: MDMTRKGQRWVLDAFLAVGGLDVLHPDAGAIFEQIGYDSTDLKRVFNPVKAGSMLPSAWSAAAREIEQRARHWEERGFIRTAKRLYERATLLYARTHYSIIGDDPRRMRYLDKLVATFEKVIEFSDHPIERVMLPFEGKHLHGILEHPPGAQRLPCVIMLPGMDMFKEDWHKLMEQRILPRGWAAFALDGPGQGESLTKGLKMTLDNYDRAITAVIDWLSAHPAIDPERIMIMGSSMGSWWATRAAAVEPRIRAIAANMSNLGDKFVLLNQAQPSFMSNLMFMTGITDTDEIQALSKTMALDDIAPRVSVPYLIVTGENDELTTLDSTIDVYNKLRGPKELWIYQYEFHPIGPQSDEWLTASLDWLGLAVEGAFLPDHESRTFITKQGEYLEGNGDPGWWNP, encoded by the coding sequence ATGGATATGACGCGTAAGGGCCAGAGGTGGGTGCTCGACGCCTTCCTGGCCGTGGGTGGCCTGGATGTGCTGCATCCGGATGCAGGTGCGATCTTCGAGCAGATCGGCTACGACTCGACCGATCTGAAGCGAGTGTTCAACCCGGTCAAGGCGGGTTCGATGCTCCCCTCGGCCTGGAGCGCCGCAGCCAGGGAGATAGAGCAGCGCGCCCGTCATTGGGAGGAGCGCGGCTTCATCCGCACGGCAAAGCGCCTTTATGAACGTGCGACGTTGCTCTATGCGCGCACGCACTATTCCATCATCGGCGACGATCCGCGTCGCATGCGCTATCTGGACAAGCTGGTAGCAACCTTCGAGAAGGTCATCGAATTCTCCGACCACCCCATCGAGCGCGTGATGCTGCCATTCGAAGGCAAGCATCTCCACGGCATCCTGGAGCATCCTCCCGGCGCGCAGCGCCTGCCCTGCGTGATCATGCTGCCCGGCATGGACATGTTTAAGGAAGACTGGCACAAGCTGATGGAGCAGCGCATCCTGCCGCGTGGGTGGGCCGCCTTTGCACTCGACGGACCGGGTCAGGGAGAGAGCCTGACCAAGGGTCTGAAGATGACACTCGACAACTATGACCGCGCAATCACCGCCGTGATCGACTGGCTATCGGCACATCCCGCCATCGATCCGGAGCGCATCATGATCATGGGCTCCAGCATGGGGTCGTGGTGGGCGACGCGGGCCGCCGCGGTCGAGCCTCGTATCCGTGCCATCGCTGCAAACATGTCGAACTTGGGCGACAAATTCGTGTTGCTCAATCAAGCGCAGCCGAGCTTCATGTCGAACCTGATGTTCATGACAGGCATCACCGACACCGACGAAATCCAGGCGCTCTCGAAAACGATGGCACTGGACGATATCGCGCCGCGCGTCAGCGTGCCCTATCTCATCGTCACCGGCGAGAACGACGAACTGACGACACTGGACTCCACCATCGATGTCTACAACAAGCTGCGCGGGCCAAAGGAGCTCTGGATTTACCAGTACGAATTCCACCCGATCGGGCCGCAATCGGACGAGTGGCTGACGGCCTCGCTCGACTGGCTGGGCCTCGCCGTTGAGGGCGCGTTTTTACCGGACCATGAATCGCGTACCTTCATCACCAAGCAAGGCGAATATCTTGAGGGCAATGGCGATCCGGGATGGTGGAATCCGTAA
- a CDS encoding ABC transporter substrate-binding protein: MLSRTLLPLFIAGAACLTPSPAKAADPALLRVGLMTVKTGVAAGIGSQMQEGFEYLLSERGGRLAGRPIQLIVADTAASPATAKAKFLQLTERDHVDVVVGPLAAFEAVAIRDDVVRARVPVILSSAAAEDLTQRKADPWMVRSSSSSAQAMHPFGDYAARVLKYKRIAVVAEDLAFSHEAVAGFQRTFEEAGGRITQRLWAPFNSSDFATVIAQIKPDVDAVFINFSGANATRFLKQYNEYGLKQKLPLLAGMNTVDESLLDSLGNEALGITSAGWYSAAIDTADNARYVAGFRKRYKSTPGFYATGGYSAALLLEQALQATGGMPADGKALADALHAVKIDRSPRGPLKLDRFGNPVVTVYVRKVTRVNDRLVNSVVMSYPDVSQFWTYEPKTFLASPVYSREFPPARNLE, translated from the coding sequence ATGCTGTCGCGAACACTATTGCCGTTGTTTATCGCGGGTGCCGCCTGCCTTACACCGTCTCCTGCCAAGGCAGCCGATCCGGCACTACTGCGCGTCGGTCTGATGACCGTCAAGACAGGTGTCGCTGCCGGTATCGGCAGTCAAATGCAGGAAGGATTCGAATACTTGCTGAGCGAGAGGGGGGGGCGCCTCGCCGGGCGCCCGATTCAACTCATCGTGGCGGATACGGCGGCGTCTCCAGCCACCGCGAAGGCAAAGTTTCTGCAGCTGACCGAGCGCGATCATGTGGACGTGGTGGTGGGCCCGCTGGCGGCATTCGAGGCTGTCGCGATCCGGGACGACGTGGTCCGGGCCCGCGTGCCGGTGATCCTCAGTTCAGCGGCTGCGGAGGACCTGACGCAACGGAAGGCCGATCCCTGGATGGTGCGCAGCTCCAGCTCATCCGCGCAGGCGATGCATCCATTCGGGGACTATGCCGCGCGCGTGCTCAAGTACAAGCGCATCGCCGTGGTCGCGGAAGACCTCGCGTTCTCCCATGAGGCCGTCGCCGGATTCCAGCGCACATTTGAAGAGGCCGGAGGAAGGATCACTCAGCGGCTCTGGGCACCATTCAATTCGAGTGATTTCGCCACCGTTATTGCGCAGATCAAGCCCGACGTTGACGCCGTGTTCATCAACTTCTCGGGGGCCAATGCCACGCGCTTCCTCAAGCAGTACAACGAGTATGGCCTCAAGCAGAAGCTTCCCTTGCTCGCCGGAATGAACACGGTCGACGAGTCCCTGCTGGACAGCCTGGGCAACGAAGCGCTCGGCATTACCTCCGCAGGCTGGTATAGCGCGGCCATCGACACGGCGGATAACGCGCGATACGTTGCCGGCTTTCGCAAGCGCTACAAGAGCACACCGGGTTTCTATGCGACAGGCGGCTACAGCGCCGCGTTGCTACTCGAACAAGCGCTACAGGCAACGGGTGGCATGCCAGCCGACGGAAAGGCGCTGGCCGATGCACTGCACGCAGTGAAGATCGATCGCTCGCCGCGCGGACCGCTGAAATTGGATCGCTTCGGCAACCCGGTTGTGACCGTGTACGTGCGCAAGGTAACGAGAGTCAACGACAGGCTCGTCAACTCGGTCGTGATGAGCTATCCGGATGTCAGCCAGTTCTGGACCTACGAGCCGAAAACCTTCCTCGCCAGTCCGGTTTATTCAAGGGAGTTTCCCCCCGCACGGAACCTCGAGTAA
- a CDS encoding ABC transporter ATP-binding protein, producing the protein MDTNTTRALELLHLTSGYDGSEILQDVSFSLPPASVLALLGRNGAGKTTCINTIVGITRAMRGQIRLFGKPVTSLPVDGVIRSGIAVVPQGRRLFSLLSVKENLLVAQPAQPPHAGPRWSLDQIVAMFPRLGERFSQRAGTLSGGEQQMLAIGRALMASPRVLLLDEPSEGLSPQMVAEVAHIIARLREAGLAILLVEQNSRLALSVAQNAVVLSSGRIVFSGPATELAANGDLMACHLGVRASEPAD; encoded by the coding sequence TTGGACACTAATACAACCCGCGCGCTCGAACTGCTGCATCTCACCTCCGGCTACGACGGCAGCGAGATCCTTCAGGACGTGTCGTTCTCGCTGCCGCCGGCCAGCGTCTTGGCGCTACTGGGCCGGAACGGCGCTGGGAAGACAACCTGCATCAACACCATCGTCGGGATCACTCGTGCGATGCGTGGACAGATCCGCTTGTTCGGCAAGCCGGTCACGTCGTTGCCCGTCGATGGCGTGATTCGCAGCGGCATAGCAGTGGTGCCGCAAGGCCGGCGGTTGTTCTCCCTGCTCTCAGTAAAAGAGAACTTGCTCGTGGCGCAGCCCGCCCAGCCCCCGCACGCGGGGCCACGCTGGTCGCTCGACCAGATCGTTGCAATGTTCCCCAGGCTTGGCGAGCGCTTCAGTCAACGCGCGGGCACCCTTTCCGGTGGTGAGCAGCAGATGCTTGCCATCGGCCGCGCGCTGATGGCAAGCCCGCGCGTGCTGCTGTTGGATGAACCGTCCGAAGGGCTCTCTCCACAGATGGTCGCGGAAGTGGCTCACATCATTGCAAGGCTGCGCGAGGCTGGACTCGCGATCTTGTTGGTCGAGCAGAACAGCCGGCTCGCGCTCTCCGTGGCGCAGAACGCGGTCGTGCTCTCCAGCGGCCGGATTGTATTCAGTGGGCCGGCCACGGAGCTAGCGGCTAATGGGGACTTGATGGCGTGCCACCTTGGGGTGCGCGCAAGCGAGCCTGCCGACTAG
- a CDS encoding LysR family transcriptional regulator, which yields MRVFLQVVESGSFAAASRVMAVSKPMVTRAVARLESQLRARLLQRSTRSVLPTAIGIEYARRCGEILAAIDEADAFAGQEHVNPRGLLRVAIPSSLALTLLAPVLAEYARRHPEVKLDVSLVDRQIDMIEEGFDVAIVVDSMLNSDDVVARRASLSHFVACCTPAYLGSLQAPSTFAELKGHRIFCLRRFAGELPKLESRRVNITGNSAMLRLLALEDAGIVIVPTFLVTDDLSAGRLVKVLQNETLPAVDVWVAYPTRKYVSAKVERFVEAAFTQLVHAG from the coding sequence ATGCGAGTTTTCCTTCAAGTCGTCGAGAGCGGCTCTTTCGCTGCCGCTTCGCGCGTCATGGCAGTCTCAAAGCCGATGGTCACGCGCGCCGTGGCCCGACTGGAGTCGCAGTTGCGGGCGCGCCTGCTACAGCGGAGCACCAGAAGCGTGCTGCCAACCGCAATCGGCATCGAATACGCCCGGCGCTGCGGGGAAATTCTGGCCGCCATCGACGAGGCCGATGCATTCGCGGGGCAGGAACATGTCAATCCGAGAGGCCTGCTTCGCGTCGCGATACCGTCCTCGCTTGCTCTAACTTTGCTGGCGCCTGTGCTGGCCGAGTATGCCCGGCGCCACCCCGAAGTGAAACTGGATGTCTCTCTTGTGGACAGGCAGATCGATATGATCGAAGAGGGCTTCGACGTGGCGATCGTGGTCGATAGCATGCTAAATAGCGATGACGTAGTGGCTCGCCGGGCGAGCCTCAGCCATTTCGTCGCCTGCTGCACGCCGGCTTATCTTGGCAGCCTGCAGGCACCTTCCACGTTCGCAGAACTAAAAGGCCACCGCATCTTCTGCCTTCGGCGCTTCGCAGGCGAGCTGCCCAAACTGGAATCCCGGCGCGTAAATATCACGGGCAACAGCGCAATGCTGCGTCTGCTAGCACTTGAAGACGCAGGGATTGTCATTGTTCCGACGTTCCTAGTCACCGATGATCTTTCAGCTGGGCGTCTGGTCAAGGTATTGCAAAACGAAACGCTTCCTGCAGTGGATGTGTGGGTTGCCTATCCGACCCGGAAATACGTATCGGCCAAAGTGGAGCGATTCGTGGAAGCCGCATTCACACAGTTGGTGCATGCCGGGTGA
- a CDS encoding branched-chain amino acid ABC transporter permease has translation MNRAFGIAAALALLSFPVFCASPFYLDLMVQVMIAALIASSLNILLGIGGLLSFAQTALAGSAGYFVAIGCLQAGLSPWLAAALAIAGTVAASVGVGMLALRTTGLNIGMITLALAQVLWGVALHWGRITGGENGLSGIVRPSIPFVVTADPVIWFELVALCFIALIVALQRFMRSPLGVCLAATNSQPRRMAALGYDVWRIRISVFAIAGFVTSVAGVLFVFHQQFISPHALSLGETAETLLMVIVGGPATLFGPLVGAAIVVTFRVIVSSYFEYWPMLLGLLLVAVVVFLPQGIVPGLTAALKKRGSQ, from the coding sequence ATGAATCGTGCTTTCGGCATTGCTGCAGCGCTCGCGCTGCTCTCGTTTCCGGTGTTTTGCGCTTCACCGTTCTATCTTGACCTGATGGTCCAGGTCATGATCGCGGCGCTGATCGCCAGCAGTCTCAACATCCTGCTCGGTATCGGCGGATTGCTGTCCTTCGCGCAGACGGCGCTGGCGGGCAGTGCGGGCTATTTCGTTGCGATCGGGTGTCTGCAGGCGGGGTTGTCTCCCTGGTTAGCGGCGGCGTTGGCGATCGCAGGGACGGTGGCCGCCTCGGTCGGTGTCGGCATGCTGGCGTTGCGAACCACCGGGCTCAATATCGGCATGATCACCCTTGCGCTGGCCCAGGTGCTTTGGGGCGTGGCGTTGCACTGGGGACGCATTACGGGTGGAGAGAACGGCCTGAGCGGCATTGTGCGCCCGAGCATTCCCTTTGTTGTCACCGCGGATCCCGTCATTTGGTTCGAGCTGGTCGCACTTTGCTTCATCGCCCTGATCGTAGCGCTGCAGCGCTTCATGCGCTCACCGCTTGGCGTCTGCCTCGCCGCGACCAACTCGCAACCGCGGCGCATGGCCGCGCTCGGCTACGACGTCTGGCGCATCCGCATCTCGGTCTTCGCCATTGCTGGCTTTGTCACCTCCGTTGCCGGCGTGCTCTTCGTCTTTCACCAGCAGTTCATCAGCCCGCATGCGCTCTCCCTGGGCGAAACAGCCGAGACCCTGCTGATGGTGATTGTCGGCGGCCCGGCGACGCTGTTCGGACCCCTTGTCGGTGCGGCGATCGTCGTGACCTTCCGCGTAATCGTCAGCAGCTACTTCGAGTACTGGCCGATGCTGCTCGGCCTGCTACTAGTAGCCGTCGTGGTCTTTCTTCCCCAAGGGATCGTGCCTGGTCTTACCGCGGCATTGAAGAAGAGAGGTTCCCAATGA
- a CDS encoding nuclear transport factor 2 family protein: protein MANSLSVVKAAYAAFGRGDVPAILDLIAEKVDWKLLGPPAIPYAGQRNNKEEVARFFAEVAQADDMQSFEPREFIEAGEQVTVLGFERFVSRPEGKLVETEWIHVFTVHDGKITRWRGCYDTARRFV from the coding sequence ATGGCCAACTCACTTTCCGTTGTCAAGGCCGCCTACGCCGCTTTCGGGCGAGGCGATGTCCCAGCCATTCTTGATCTCATTGCCGAGAAGGTGGACTGGAAGCTATTGGGGCCGCCCGCCATCCCCTACGCCGGCCAGCGTAATAACAAGGAAGAGGTGGCGCGGTTCTTCGCTGAGGTGGCACAGGCGGACGACATGCAAAGTTTCGAGCCACGCGAGTTCATCGAGGCCGGCGAACAGGTGACCGTGCTAGGCTTCGAACGATTCGTATCCCGGCCGGAAGGAAAACTGGTCGAAACCGAATGGATCCATGTGTTCACCGTTCATGACGGCAAAATCACCCGCTGGCGCGGTTGCTACGATACGGCTAGACGCTTTGTGTAA
- a CDS encoding ABC transporter ATP-binding protein encodes MNAVEILPPPAFAAASPAPADARIRRPAIKALGIGIAFGALKVVDGIDLCVYEGERRLLLGPNGAGKTTLLNLIAGDLRATCGTLHLFDADVTTEPTQRRARRGLARTYQIITLFRESSLLHNVQISLAAAAQSRWSAWRPFGNPTLARHAREVLERVELDRKADALVDSCSYGEMRRLEIALALAQNPRILLLDEPLAGLSGAERSRVGELLAALPRDLTIIMIEHDMDIALVYADTITVLQSGRVAVDGNKREVLSDPRTQEIYLGH; translated from the coding sequence ATGAATGCAGTCGAGATATTGCCACCGCCCGCATTTGCGGCAGCGTCGCCGGCCCCGGCCGATGCGCGGATTAGGCGCCCCGCGATCAAGGCACTTGGCATCGGGATTGCGTTTGGTGCCCTCAAGGTGGTCGACGGGATTGATCTATGCGTGTACGAGGGCGAGCGCCGGTTGCTGTTGGGCCCCAATGGCGCGGGCAAGACCACGCTGCTGAACTTGATCGCGGGCGATTTGCGTGCCACTTGCGGGACCTTGCACCTGTTCGACGCCGACGTGACGACGGAGCCGACCCAGCGGCGCGCTCGCAGGGGGCTGGCCCGCACCTACCAGATCATCACGCTTTTCCGCGAAAGCAGTCTCTTGCACAACGTGCAGATCTCGCTGGCGGCGGCTGCGCAGTCGCGCTGGAGCGCGTGGAGGCCATTCGGCAATCCAACGCTCGCACGGCACGCACGCGAGGTGCTCGAACGCGTGGAACTCGATAGGAAGGCTGATGCGTTGGTAGATTCATGCTCCTACGGTGAGATGCGCCGACTCGAGATCGCGCTCGCTCTGGCCCAGAACCCGCGCATCCTCCTGCTTGACGAGCCGCTTGCCGGTTTGTCCGGCGCGGAGCGTTCCCGGGTCGGCGAGTTGCTTGCCGCTTTACCCCGCGATCTGACCATCATCATGATCGAGCACGACATGGATATCGCGCTCGTATACGCAGACACCATCACCGTATTGCAGAGTGGCCGCGTGGCGGTCGACGGCAACAAGCGGGAGGTGTTGTCCGATCCGCGTACCCAGGAGATCTATCTTGGACACTAA